The sequence below is a genomic window from Brooklawnia cerclae.
GGGCGATCCGGGCCGACCGTCGCCACCTCTGGGCGGGCACGGGCGGGGGCGACCTGGAACTCGTCCGGGTGCAGGCGGCCGGCAAGAGGGAGATGCAGGGTGCCGACTGGGCACGTGGGCTTCACGGCGTCCAACCCGACCGGCTTCGGTTCGATGCCTGACCGGCGGGCCGGCGGCGCCGGCCGGAACCGTCCCGCGCGTTCTGCCGGCCATGGACGCGACCGGCGCGTCGACCGGGCGCGCAGGGTGGCCCTCGATGCCATGCGCCGGATCACCGCGGAGGGGGGCTACGCGAACCTCGTCCTGGGCGAGGTCACCGCGGGCCTCGACAAACGCGACGCCGGATTCGTGATCGAGCTGGTCAGCGGCACCTGTCGCATGCAGGGCAGCTACGACGCGGTGATCGAGCAGGCGGCGGGACGAAAGCTCTCCACACTCCAGCCCGCGGTCGTCAACGTGCTCCGCTTGGCCTGCCACCAGCTGTTCGCCATGCGGGTGCCCGATCACGCGGCTGTCGGGTCGAGCGTCGACCTCGCCGGGGCGTGCGTGGGGGAGCGGGTCACCGGCCTGGTCAACGCGATCGTCCGCAGGCTGGCCGCTCGCGACCTCGGCGCATGGTTCGACGAGCTTTCCGACGGGCTGGCGCCGCGCGAGGTACTGGCGTTGCGGCACGGGCACCCGGCGTGGGTGGCCGATGCCTTCGCCGATGCCCTGGTGAGCGGGGACGACGAACTCGAACGGCTGCTGGCGGCCGACAACGAGCCGCCGGTTCCGATGCTGGTCGTGCGTCCGGGGCTCGCCGGGGTGGACGACCTGGTGCGTGCCGGGGGCGTACCGGCGCGGTGGTCGCCGTGGGGCGCATCACGCCCCGGGAACCCGGCGGAGGTGCCCGAGGTGGTCGACGGACGTGCCGGGGTGCAGGACGAGGGCAGCCAACTCGTGATCGAGGCCGCGACGAGGGCGAACTCGCCGGATGGCCCCTGGCTCGACCTGTGCGCCGGCCCGGGCGGCAAGTCGGCCCTCCTGCGTGGCTTGGCACCCGGTCTGCTGGTGTCGTCCGAGGTACAGCCCCACCGGGCCGGGCTCGTGGCCAAGGCGTTGCGTGCTTTCCCGAGGACGGGCCACCAGGTGCTGGTGGCCGACGCGACCGCTCCCGCGTGGCGTCCCTCGGCGTTCGGTCTGGTCGTGGCCGACGTGCCGTGCACCGGCCTGGGCGCACTGCGGCGGCGCCCGGAGTCCAGGTGGCGTCGCGATCCCGCGTCCCTGGCGGAGCTCACCGCGCTTCAGCGCAGGATACTGGACACCGCGATCGCCTCGGTCGCCCGTGGTGGCCTGGTGGCGTACATCACGTGTTCGCCGCACCCGGACGAGACCGTGGGCATCGTCCGGCAGGCGAGTGGCGTCGAGATCGAGGACGCTCCCGCGCTGCTGCCGGAGGTACCCGACGCGGCGAGCCGCCTCGACGAACGGTGTATTCAACTGTGGCCGCACCTGCACGGCACGGACGCGATGTTCTGCGCGCTCCTGCGGCGGGTGTGAGCCGGAGAAGTCTGAGCCAGGCGGGGGAGAAGGAGGGTCGCCCGCTAGAGTCGTGGGGTGGCCATGCGAATCACTCCCAGCATCCTGAACGCGGACCTCGCCGACCTGGCGGGCGAGATCACCCGGATCCCCAGCGCCGATGGGCTGCATGTCGATGTGATGGACAACCACTTCGTCCCCAATCTCACGCTCGGCCTGCCAGTCGTCGAGGCGATCCAGAGGCACACCGAACTGCCGATCGACGTCCACCTCATGATCGACGACGCCGACGCGTGGGCGCCCCGGTATGCCGACCTCGGCGTCCACACGGTCACGTTCCACGTGGAGGCTGCCCGGGCGCCGATCCGCACTGCCCGGGAGATTCGGCGGCTCGGCTCGCGCGCTTCCATGGCTCTGAAGCCGGCGACTCCGATCGAGCCGTACGCCGACATGTTGACCGAACTCGACATGGTGTTGTTGATGACCGTCGAGCCCGGGTTCGGTGGCCAGAAGTTCCTCGACCTGGTTCTGCCGAAGATCCGGCGCACCCGTGAACTCGTCAAGGCGACCGGGCAGGAGATCTGGATCCAGGTGGACGGCGGCGTGTCGCTGGAGACGGTCGAGCGCTGCGCGGACGCCGGCGCCGACGTGTTCGTCGCGGGAACCGCGGTGTACCGGGCCGATGATCCGGACGAGATGGTTGTCGCCCTGCGCGACAGGGCGATAGCGGCCTGCGGGCACTGAACCGGAGGGCTGGGTCATGGGCGTGGTTCTCGTGGTGGAGGACAACGCCGATGTGAACGCGATGCTCGCCCGCCATCTTCGCGCCGAGGGCTACGACGTGCGCCAGGCGTTCGACGGGCCCGGGGCCCTCGAGGGTTTCGCCGCCGGTGACGTCGACGCCGTGCTGCTGGACATCACCTTGCCCAATGCCTCCGGTGCCGGGCTCCTCACCGCGTGGCGGCGATCGAGCCAGACCCCTGTCATCGTCGTGTCGGCGAGGGACGCCGTCTGGACGAAGGTCGATCTGCTCAAGCTGGGCGCGGACGACTACATCACCAAGCCCTTCGATCTCGACGAGCTGACCGCCCGTCTTGAAGCGGTGATGCGCCGTGCACGTCCGGCGCAACCTCGCGTCCTCAGCTATGGGCGCCTGAGCGTCGACCTGGAGTCGATGCGGGTGACGGTGGACGACCAGGACATCGATCTCACAGTCACCGAGATGCGCATCCTGGAGGCGCTCATGTCCGTGCCCGGCAGGGTGCGCACCAAGGCGTCGATACACACCGAGGTGTGGGACGAGCCCTATCCCGGCGACGACTCCGCGATCAAGACCCACGTGAGCCACCTGCGCGGCAAACTGAAGGCGGCCGACCCCGGCACCACCTACATCGAGACCGTCTGGGGGCTCGGGTATCGGAT
It includes:
- a CDS encoding RsmB/NOP family class I SAM-dependent RNA methyltransferase is translated as MPDRRAGGAGRNRPARSAGHGRDRRVDRARRVALDAMRRITAEGGYANLVLGEVTAGLDKRDAGFVIELVSGTCRMQGSYDAVIEQAAGRKLSTLQPAVVNVLRLACHQLFAMRVPDHAAVGSSVDLAGACVGERVTGLVNAIVRRLAARDLGAWFDELSDGLAPREVLALRHGHPAWVADAFADALVSGDDELERLLAADNEPPVPMLVVRPGLAGVDDLVRAGGVPARWSPWGASRPGNPAEVPEVVDGRAGVQDEGSQLVIEAATRANSPDGPWLDLCAGPGGKSALLRGLAPGLLVSSEVQPHRAGLVAKALRAFPRTGHQVLVADATAPAWRPSAFGLVVADVPCTGLGALRRRPESRWRRDPASLAELTALQRRILDTAIASVARGGLVAYITCSPHPDETVGIVRQASGVEIEDAPALLPEVPDAASRLDERCIQLWPHLHGTDAMFCALLRRV
- the rpe gene encoding ribulose-phosphate 3-epimerase, translating into MRITPSILNADLADLAGEITRIPSADGLHVDVMDNHFVPNLTLGLPVVEAIQRHTELPIDVHLMIDDADAWAPRYADLGVHTVTFHVEAARAPIRTAREIRRLGSRASMALKPATPIEPYADMLTELDMVLLMTVEPGFGGQKFLDLVLPKIRRTRELVKATGQEIWIQVDGGVSLETVERCADAGADVFVAGTAVYRADDPDEMVVALRDRAIAACGH
- a CDS encoding response regulator transcription factor, which encodes MGVVLVVEDNADVNAMLARHLRAEGYDVRQAFDGPGALEGFAAGDVDAVLLDITLPNASGAGLLTAWRRSSQTPVIVVSARDAVWTKVDLLKLGADDYITKPFDLDELTARLEAVMRRARPAQPRVLSYGRLSVDLESMRVTVDDQDIDLTVTEMRILEALMSVPGRVRTKASIHTEVWDEPYPGDDSAIKTHVSHLRGKLKAADPGTTYIETVWGLGYRMPRSPRTT